CAGAGAAAGCTTTTAATCCTGATGGTTATAAATGTTATCCCCAGATAAATGCTACTAATGTCAAACAGGACCCAGATGCTACTTCTAGAATTCAAAATCATCAGGCAGCGCATGTCAAATTGGGGTCTACAGATATTGTTTCCTCTGAGCAGGTAGTACAAGATTTAGTCTCAGATCCAGAAGAGCCACTTATAGAGAGTGAGGATGACGTACCAAATTTCTCTGATATAGAAGCAATGGTAAACATTTTGCTGAATTTTgaataattgttaaaatattattcTTTATTAGTTGGCGcgacttttattttgtttatccTTAATGGTTCGTTTATGCTTTTATATGCTATCAGATACTTGACATGGACTTAGATCCAGAAGATCAAGATTTATATTCAAGTGAGGAAGGTAACAAACAGTATACCTGATGTTCATATAAATATCAGTCCTCTGTGTGTTTCCTGTGCATATCGACATCTCAGCATATCTAATCATATTTGAACTTAAATCATTATATGCAGTTTCGAGATATCAGCATGAGGACACAAAGAAGCTAATTATGAGGTTGGAGCAGGGTGCTCAATCATATATGCGAAGAGCCATTGCTTTGCAAGGAGCGTTTGCTGTCTTGTATGGCCGCCACTCAAAACATTATATTAAAAAACCCGAGGTATCTGCAAGTACTGCATGATTTCTGAACCTATTTTCTATTGCCttcaaatatttttcatttcctCTCCACGTGGTTGCCATTCATTTATTGTCTTTACATGCGGAGCCATAAGTGGATAACGCTGTATCTAGTTTTCTGCTCATCTAAATTCTCTGTTTTACGACTCACCTGATTTCATAAGCGAACCATCTTGACATTTGTATCGTATCTTTATTGTATTGTAAAATTGGAGTAActattcttttatattttcagCTCTTCCCACTCCCCTCCCTCCCCCATCTGAGCTTCATTTCTGAAGTTTCAAGTTGGATCATTGCAGGTTTTACTTGGAAGAGCAACTGAAGATGTAAGCGTTGACATTGACTTGGGAAGAGAAGGGTGTGCAAATAAAATTTCTCGCCGTCAGGTTTTTATCTGCTTATGTCAGCTTATTCTTGTTTTGCTACAtaactttgttttattttataatttcctTCTCTCGGAAGCTTCTCAGAATCAATAGTCATATTTTGACACGTCTGTTAATTTTCCCATTTCTATGCTTCGTTCATTATTAGTCTTCTCTTCTTATGTTAGGATGAGCTCCATTCATTCTTTTCTTTATTATGCATGCTAATTTTAATTCTGCTTTGACTTTGAGTACcagtttaattttctttttggttTTACTTGCTTAGGCGACTATAAATTTGGATAAAAACGGATCTTTCCTCCTGAAAAATCTCGGAAAATCTTCAATCTCGGTGAATGACAAGGAAATCGGCCCTGGACAGAGTTTAGGCCTTACTTTTAGTTGCTTGATTGAGGTTTGTTCATTTGTGTTTATTTACTTTCTTAATAGCTCTTCTTGAGTGTGCATAAAATCTTCATTTCTCAGATTTTTGTCTTTCAAAATTCATTGTTACAGTAATCATCCATTTCTGAAGAGATTTAATGGAATTGATCAATTTGCAGATAAAAGGTATGCCATTCATATTCGAGACAAATCCAGCTCGTGTGAAGCAGTACCTGGATGGCGCAATGCAGAAGGATGAAACCCAGGAGCATCAGTTATCAAGTGTTGCGAAAACCTTATGAATTGGAACATCATCAGAAGGTGCTCAATTTTTTCTGCGCTTTCTGGGTCTGTTTTTCTGTAAGTTAGTTCAGGTTGTTGTATCTATGACTACTGCTAGTAAGGACCATAGTTTCTCAAATGTTAGGAAACTGCTTCTATTTAAAGTAGGACAACTTTTGCATCATTTATAAATAGTAGTGGCAAAAATTGCATCATCTTCTACAAAGACTTATCTGCCGCCATAAAAGTTTATTCAAtccatatataaataaatatttttccagcttaattttattttctagaaTAAGTCAACATgttttaaaatacataaataaaattttaacaagcAATTGTATcaaaaaatttctaaatagtTTAATGGTTTAACTGGTTTTCGATTCATGCAGTTTTTTAGGTTCAAGAAGGTTAAACTGTGTTTTTCAGTTTTTAGGGAAGAATCAAATCGGACTGCTATCCGGTTTCAGTTGAACTAACCAGTCCGGTTCGTCTCTTAAAACAATGCTTTTAGGTTTCTCTCATTTGCTCTTCCAAATCCAAGCACTCCAAAGTGCCATCTGGGTTCTctttcatcattttttattcTCTAAAACAACTCTCATCATTCTTTTAAAGTTGAGGCTAAATCTCAAGTGGATCCTGAGTGCAATTTATCAACCCAAGGCAAAGGTCACGATGGCCTTGAAGTCCACcattaaaataagttaaaaccaAATCGAACTGCAACTTCCAAGTATCTTACTTAAACAGCAACTGCTTCTCTGCCCCCTGCCAGATCCGTTATCTACTCATATCTTGCATTTGGAGTCGAGTTGCAGTACACCCAAAAATGTTGAAACACAGAGGCATTTTCAATCATTCTCGTTCTCTTCTTTTTATGCTTGCTCTTTGGGAGCTGTTACTTGAAGCGGATTCAAGAACCTATCCCCAAGATATAAAAGTACTCAAAGATCTAAAGCATGGGGTAGAACCCACCTCCATGGCTCCGGGATCTTGCCTCAGCTCATGGGACTTCTCGTTAGACCCATGCGACCACATTTTCAGCGACAAATTCACTTGCGGCTTCCGGTGTGACCGAGTTATCTCTGGTTCATTTCGAGTCACCGAGATCACTCTTGACCCTGTTGGATACTCCGGTTTCCTTTCGTCTACTTTTTGGGACCTTCCATACTTGCAAACTCTTGACATTTCCGATAATGCATTTTTCGGATTAGTCCCCGACTCTCTTGCCAAGCTCACTCGCCTCCGCCGGCTCAGTCTCTCTGAGAATTCCCTCTCCGGGGAGATTCCCATCTCTATCGGCTCTTTGTCTCACCTCGAAGAGCTCTATCTGAATAGCAACAATCTCCAAGGGCCGCTACCTTCAAGCTTTAGTTCTCTCATAcgcttaaagagacttgaaattcaagaaaataatatttctgGTCAGTTTCCTGATTTAAGCTCATTGAAAGAGTTATACTTTCTTGATGCTAGCAACAACTGTTTATCCGGGCAACTTCCGCCCGCAATGCCGATGAATCTTATCGAGCTCTCCGTACGAAACAATAATTTACAAGGAAATTTACCTGATAATTTCAGGATTTTGGAGTATTTAGAGGTTCTAGATCTTAGCCACAATCAATTATCTGGCTCTGTAAAATCAGTCCTTTTTAACCACCCTTCTCTTCAACAGCTCACTCTCTCTTACAACAATTTTACTTTCTTGCAAGTACCACCAACAATGGGGTTTACCAGTAAGCTAATAGCTCTTGATTTGAGCTATAACAATATTCAAGGATTACTGCCGGCATTCTTGGGCTCAATTACAAAATTGTCAGCTTTGAATTTGGAGCATAACAAGTTTACAGGGATGATACCAACACAGTATGCACTGAAAACTGCAGCGTTGAGGGAAGATACAACGCCGTTTCAGAGGCTGTTATTGGGTGGGAATTACTTGTTTGGACCGATTCCGGGTCCTTTAATGGGTTTAAAGGCGGGTTCTGTAAATGTTAGTCTGGTGGATAATTGTTTGTTCAGGTGCCCTGATACGTTTTTCTTCTGTCAAGGTGGTGATCAGAAATCGTTAGTGGATTGTAAGAGCTTTAGCCCTGCTATTccttaatcttttaattattgccAAAATGTCGATTATCCAGTAGTAGTAACGAATTTGCAACTTTTGAAGAATAATGATTGTTATACTGAGAAAGTATTGTAGAAAAATAACAGTGTCTATATttattatacaagtgatatgagtaaaaatgatttttttttatgcatAATCATTCAACGCAACAGTTGTGTCATGTTATTCATGCAATAACCTACGGGATGTTTACATGTTAGAATAtctaatgataaaaaattaacaataattaaaaatttcactATCGTAAATAGTCATTGGTTATGCTTTATAGTAAAAATAACATGACACAAATGACGTGAGATAAtgtgtattttatttaaaatgatttagaCAAAAGCAAAAAGCTAATGTATCAGGGTAAGAAATTGTCAATTAACAAGAAATTTAGTTTTAGTAGAAGATGGAGATATTTGGTATATAAAAAATGatccaataattaaaaattcgaatATTGATGTTTTATCAAATACtaatcataaaaattaattttagttgttataatgtgatttgaaaaatatttatttaattattaatcagTTGAATTAATAAGGCATTTTCTGTGTGTGATCCATCTTCCATGAATACAAAATTGAAAGGAGAAATCCAGATATCTTCcatgaataaaaaatttgaaagaagtGTGTACGGATTTACAATATTAaagtatattaatttaataaagaaaatatCTCTGAAATAGTGGAGTTCCAATTGCCTGTCctttacttttttctttttcttacatATCACGTGGCATCATGACTACTTGTAAACTTTTCTAAATTCCCACCGCCACCTTTCATATAAGAAAAGGAAATGCAAAATCAAGATTAAGTTCTTAATAATCCTCTCTTCATTTGCATAATCAAGATTTTCAAACTCTTAACTATGCAGTTAATATTAATGGCTCATATTttgactattttatttattactttttaaaatttataaagaagAATACAGTACAAAAGAATCATGAGAAGAAAGCAAGATATGAACTCATaattaaaatatccaaaattaGCTTTTTCATCtgttaatttctaattttttcaattttaacgctctataattttttcattatagttgtttttcaatattttgaaataCATTTGAAAACTTTATGTAATTATGAACATAAATGTGTCATAtcagataaaataaattacaactAAATATAATTCATTCATAATTCACGATAGACgaactaataatttattttaggatGACAAATTAATAATTACCTACAACTAATAAATTAAACTGGGGGTACATTATTGCAAATAAAAAGcaactaattaaaatcaaaatattagtACAAAACATTAAAGAAGCGGAGTTTTATAGAGTTTTGAGCTGTACTTATTAAAGATAATCCGTATGAGATAATACGTCAGTCAAATGTGAATAAAATGGTGAACATTAATAAGGTAGAGACTAGAGAGTGAATGAAATCTGTGTGAAGTGAAACGAACGTGGTTACTTGGCCCTTGTTCATGTCTAACGTTAGCAACGCATTGGAATTTGGTAGTGATGATGTAATAGGTTAAATCTCTCGAAGCGTTGGACAGGACAGGGTCAGGGACACGATACATTCCTGGGCTCTAAACTCCAATCTTTGTCTTCTTCCTTTCACTCGGCCCTATCACTGGACCATTCCTTTTCAACTGACCCTCTCATTTCACCCTTTTCCCCGTTTTGGGCTGACCATCTGTTCTCTTGTTTAACCCATTACCAACTTTCTTATCATTTtactttcttttattattacggtttttacataaatatcgagaaaatagaaaatatttataaacataccACCTTAACACATAGCATACGCATACAACTTCTTTTTTGGTGAGTACGTCTATAACATTTAAAGCTATAGCATTTTCTAGTATTTGGATTCTATTATGTCCTGcaagtttaaataaattagcCTGAATAAACGATTGTTCCTATTTTAAATAAACTACTTCTAATTAAGGATATCAAAATAGTAGTTTAACATTATTAGATAGTATtcctctattttaaaataattgttcaCTGTTTTTCCTTCTAAaataattgtcaatttttaataaattacaatctttagaattaattttttaatatgaatCTCATGCgaagtttattatttattgtcaTTCGTCCAAAGAAGTGGACTagtcataatttttaataagaacatagcaaaaataataaaattgaatttataaaaaaattaaatgctaATTGTTTAACTGCATAGAATGTGCAATTGTATAGAGAAGAGAAAGTATGTTTGAATAGAATATATCTTCCTGTCTCGATACAATTAtccgttttttttcttttttatctcAAAATACTTACCcatatttaatacattatgatctttaaaattaatattctcGTGCTATTTTTATCTAGAGTTCACCAACTATTGACAtagtttagaaaaaaattaaattagtcataatatttaataaaaatataacaaaaaaagaaatagaataTATAGAAATTTAGAacactaattatatttttttaaattgtacgAAAACAACAAAATGAATAATCATATTGGGACGGACGACATATACTCTCCAAAagaatatttttctaaaatgtaattaaatctttaattttcTTTGGTAAAAAAAACTGTGATTTTCGATTCTAAGTCGGAAAATTAcagtttttatttgatatatttatatttattgatgttttttgtttttattgaatAACTATATATCATGACATTTTGTATTTGAGTATGTTTTATGACATTATTTTgagtttatttttgtaaattaatttcTAAGACTTTTTTCACATTTATtcgaatttgatttttttttttgaagtttgattgtgttatattttaaattaaacaagaTGAATTTTGCTACAAGCGTAAATAGTGTACAAGATCTTTTTTTTACGGAGTcaactataatttttaaattatttattttatttatatttcagtAGATCAATAgattaaatttagtattttaatttttaatttttaacttatttcaaTGTATGCTAattttatatgatattttttttgctTATATATTCCCACGATTAGCTTACATAGCAAgacactataaaaattaaaaagatataataCTATAACAgcggaattttattttttctaattggACTAATGTGAACTTTCTTGTTGTTTTCCCATTTAATCCAGTAGATCATACAATGATCAAAGGAGGTAAAGGTTAGCCATATATTTTGACAGAAATTCCAAATTGTATACAGacaattaacaaatttaaaaacttgATTGACATTTCACTACAACAAAACAGAG
This region of Mercurialis annua linkage group LG1-X, ddMerAnnu1.2, whole genome shotgun sequence genomic DNA includes:
- the LOC126656989 gene encoding LRR receptor-like serine/threonine-protein kinase SIK1; its protein translation is MLKHRGIFNHSRSLLFMLALWELLLEADSRTYPQDIKVLKDLKHGVEPTSMAPGSCLSSWDFSLDPCDHIFSDKFTCGFRCDRVISGSFRVTEITLDPVGYSGFLSSTFWDLPYLQTLDISDNAFFGLVPDSLAKLTRLRRLSLSENSLSGEIPISIGSLSHLEELYLNSNNLQGPLPSSFSSLIRLKRLEIQENNISGQFPDLSSLKELYFLDASNNCLSGQLPPAMPMNLIELSVRNNNLQGNLPDNFRILEYLEVLDLSHNQLSGSVKSVLFNHPSLQQLTLSYNNFTFLQVPPTMGFTSKLIALDLSYNNIQGLLPAFLGSITKLSALNLEHNKFTGMIPTQYALKTAALREDTTPFQRLLLGGNYLFGPIPGPLMGLKAGSVNVSLVDNCLFRCPDTFFFCQGGDQKSLVDCKSFSPAIP